Proteins encoded within one genomic window of Bacillus sp. 1NLA3E:
- a CDS encoding EamA family transporter, whose translation MWFFGAILTTICFGINNTIFKWSTGKGYSKVNLQFFFYLSAFIMTLAYGIGSGSLHMNLTTIFLGALIGVLNANGNIQLSKAYEKGPASLTAPIIASNAIFPVLSAGLIFHEHISSVQWIGILIILSSVVAIQYTPKQLKVDTDYSAWMFRILLAVLSFGILGVLMKLTTFLHISSINILIAMYGGGGAYLLTLIINGKEKISAPVVKLGTLVGAISVTGYSCYFFALQKGIASIVFPIVSLNCLVVVFVGCLLFKEKLRFYQLVGVSSALVGIILTKL comes from the coding sequence ATGTGGTTTTTTGGGGCGATTTTGACAACCATTTGTTTTGGAATTAACAACACTATTTTTAAGTGGAGTACCGGGAAAGGCTATTCAAAAGTAAATCTCCAATTTTTCTTTTATTTATCGGCATTCATTATGACACTTGCTTATGGCATAGGATCTGGATCACTTCATATGAATCTTACAACGATTTTTCTTGGAGCACTAATTGGGGTATTGAACGCAAATGGAAATATTCAATTATCTAAAGCTTATGAAAAAGGACCTGCTAGTTTAACAGCCCCGATTATTGCGTCTAATGCTATTTTTCCAGTATTAAGTGCTGGACTGATTTTCCATGAACACATATCAAGTGTGCAATGGATTGGAATATTAATTATTCTATCGTCAGTGGTGGCCATCCAATACACCCCAAAACAATTAAAGGTAGATACAGATTACTCGGCGTGGATGTTTCGGATTTTGTTAGCCGTTCTTTCCTTTGGTATTTTAGGTGTATTAATGAAATTAACCACCTTTCTACATATTAGTTCGATCAATATATTAATCGCTATGTATGGAGGCGGCGGTGCCTATCTGCTCACGCTAATTATAAACGGGAAAGAAAAAATCTCTGCTCCTGTAGTTAAACTTGGCACTTTGGTCGGTGCAATTAGTGTTACAGGCTACAGTTGTTATTTCTTTGCGTTACAGAAGGGTATTGCAAGTATTGTTTTTCCAATAGTAAGTTTAAATTGTCTAGTCGTAGTATTTGTAGGATGTCTTCTTTTTAAAGAGAAATTACGATTCTATCAGCTTGTTGGAGTGTCGTCCGCTTTGGTTGGAATCATCCTTACGAAATTATAA
- a CDS encoding peptide MFS transporter — MSNQNRQKIVDSVPQKGFLGQPMGLFTLFFTEFWERFSYYGMKAILVYYMYYKVTKGGLGIDETLALSIVSIYGSLVYMSGIIGGWLADRIFGTSKAVFYGGISIMFGHIFLAIPGSVSMFFISMVLIIIGTGLLKPNVSSIVGEIYSIEDRRRDAGFSIFYMAINLGGFLSPLVVGTVGMNYNFHLGFGIAAVGMFLGLVVFILTKKKNLGLAGKTIANPLSPSEKKKVYTYIGLGLLIFAILIAIAIQTGILTFDFFVTVVGILGFLIPTIYFVVMYRSPKTTAVERSRIIAYIPLFLASVMFWAIQEQGSTILASYADKRTQLDFAGMHISPAWFQSLNPLFIITLAPVFAWLWVKLDKKQPTIPQKFSLGLLFSGLSFIIILLPAYLGGSNSLVNPMWLVLSYLVCVLGELCLSPVGLSATTKLAPAAFSAQTMSLWFLSNAAAQALNAQMVKFYSPATEMTYFGVIGGASIVLGVILFLFAPKIQGLMKGVR, encoded by the coding sequence ATGTCAAACCAAAATAGACAGAAGATTGTGGATAGTGTTCCGCAAAAAGGGTTCTTAGGACAACCTATGGGCTTATTCACACTTTTCTTCACTGAATTCTGGGAGCGTTTCTCATACTATGGAATGAAAGCCATCCTCGTGTACTATATGTATTACAAAGTCACCAAAGGTGGATTGGGGATAGATGAAACCCTTGCACTTTCGATCGTGTCAATTTACGGCTCGCTAGTTTATATGTCTGGAATTATCGGCGGATGGTTAGCAGATAGAATATTCGGAACATCAAAAGCCGTATTTTACGGTGGAATCTCAATCATGTTCGGGCATATCTTTTTAGCTATACCTGGAAGTGTTTCAATGTTCTTTATTTCGATGGTCTTAATTATTATTGGTACTGGTTTACTTAAACCAAACGTATCTAGTATTGTTGGTGAAATTTATAGTATCGAAGACCGCCGCCGTGATGCTGGTTTTAGTATTTTCTATATGGCGATTAACTTGGGAGGTTTCTTATCTCCACTGGTTGTCGGAACCGTGGGAATGAATTACAATTTCCACCTTGGATTCGGTATAGCAGCAGTCGGTATGTTCTTAGGCTTAGTCGTCTTTATTCTAACAAAGAAAAAAAACCTAGGTCTTGCGGGCAAAACAATTGCCAATCCGCTATCCCCATCTGAAAAGAAAAAAGTCTATACTTACATTGGATTGGGTCTGTTAATTTTTGCGATTTTGATAGCTATTGCAATTCAAACCGGAATTCTAACCTTCGACTTTTTTGTTACGGTAGTTGGGATTCTTGGATTCTTGATTCCAACTATCTACTTTGTGGTGATGTACCGCAGTCCTAAAACGACGGCTGTAGAGCGGTCTAGAATCATTGCCTATATCCCGCTTTTTCTTGCATCTGTTATGTTCTGGGCAATTCAAGAGCAAGGTTCAACGATTCTAGCAAGTTACGCTGATAAACGCACCCAATTGGACTTCGCTGGTATGCATATATCACCAGCTTGGTTCCAATCGCTAAACCCTCTATTTATTATTACGTTAGCACCAGTTTTTGCCTGGTTATGGGTTAAGTTAGACAAGAAACAACCAACCATACCGCAAAAATTCTCATTAGGTTTATTGTTCTCTGGTTTATCATTCATTATCATTCTATTACCTGCTTACCTTGGTGGATCTAATTCTTTAGTAAACCCAATGTGGCTTGTACTTAGTTATTTAGTCTGTGTACTTGGTGAATTATGTTTATCACCTGTTGGACTATCTGCCACAACAAAATTAGCTCCTGCAGCATTCTCTGCACAAACGATGAGCTTATGGTTCTTATCTAACGCAGCCGCTCAGGCTCTAAATGCCCAGATGGTTAAATTTTATTCACCTGCAACTGAAATGACCTACTTCGGTGTTATAGGTGGGGCATCTATCGTTTTGGGTGTAATCCTATTCTTGTTCGCTCCAAAGATTCAGGGCCTTATGAAGGGTGTAAGATAA
- a CDS encoding PaaI family thioesterase, whose amino-acid sequence MEETIVKAIQDEYPDDFAWCYGCGRLNEKGHQFRTGWQGEKTVTIYTPEPEHTALPGFVYGGIVASLIDCHGTGSAGLALHRKNGHEVGEGAEPPRFVTASLRVDFVKPTPHGVDLKAVGTVEEIHPKKFKVTTEVFAKDVLCARGEVIAVVMPSTFLKKD is encoded by the coding sequence ATGGAAGAGACAATAGTTAAGGCAATTCAAGATGAGTACCCTGATGATTTTGCATGGTGTTATGGATGTGGACGATTAAATGAAAAGGGACATCAATTTCGAACAGGTTGGCAAGGGGAGAAAACTGTGACGATTTACACCCCGGAACCAGAACATACAGCCTTACCTGGTTTTGTTTATGGTGGGATCGTTGCGTCATTGATAGACTGCCATGGGACAGGCTCAGCAGGGTTAGCTCTACATAGGAAGAATGGTCATGAAGTTGGTGAAGGGGCAGAACCGCCACGTTTTGTAACCGCTTCCTTGCGTGTAGACTTTGTAAAACCTACCCCACATGGCGTTGACCTAAAAGCTGTGGGAACGGTGGAAGAGATTCATCCCAAGAAGTTTAAAGTGACGACAGAGGTTTTTGCTAAAGATGTTCTTTGTGCTCGTGGAGAAGTCATTGCTGTGGTAATGCCAAGTACTTTTTTGAAAAAAGATTAG
- a CDS encoding MarR family winged helix-turn-helix transcriptional regulator encodes MDSLLSKEVYEYLAEFRYQLRKFQKFSDSAARKLGLTSQQHQLMLAIKGFPGRDFVTARELAERLQITHHACVGLIDRCEALGLVLRRQNPDDGRSILIEVTQLGIEILEQLSEIHLEEIKRIGLFKE; translated from the coding sequence TTGGATTCATTATTATCAAAGGAAGTGTATGAATACCTTGCTGAATTTAGATATCAGCTCCGAAAGTTTCAAAAATTTAGTGATTCAGCTGCGAGAAAACTTGGCCTTACTTCACAACAGCATCAATTAATGTTAGCCATTAAAGGTTTCCCTGGCAGAGATTTCGTCACTGCTCGGGAGTTAGCGGAACGATTGCAAATTACTCATCATGCGTGTGTCGGCCTAATTGACCGCTGTGAGGCATTGGGACTCGTACTTCGAAGACAGAATCCTGATGATGGTCGTAGTATTTTAATTGAAGTGACGCAACTCGGAATTGAAATCCTAGAACAGTTATCCGAAATACACCTTGAGGAAATAAAACGGATTGGGCTATTTAAAGAATAG
- a CDS encoding nitroreductase family protein — protein MNIMDIIKTRRTIKKFKSDGINRAVILSWLSAASMAPNHRMTEPWEIVFIGSETRANLHHKTNFGNAPTVFAIISQRGKNEVEREENRSATSCFIQNFMLAAWAEGVGTFWSSIGITPKNRTLLNVPDDYDVIGVLAVGYPEEVPEAKPRTPIEGKIRELF, from the coding sequence ATGAATATTATGGACATTATTAAGACTCGTCGGACAATAAAAAAGTTTAAGTCAGACGGCATTAATCGTGCCGTGATCCTTTCATGGTTAAGCGCTGCAAGTATGGCACCAAATCACAGGATGACTGAGCCCTGGGAAATTGTTTTTATTGGAAGCGAAACGCGAGCAAACCTTCATCATAAAACAAACTTTGGCAATGCGCCAACTGTATTTGCAATCATCTCACAGCGTGGGAAAAATGAGGTAGAAAGGGAGGAAAATAGGTCTGCAACTTCTTGCTTCATTCAAAATTTTATGCTTGCTGCCTGGGCAGAAGGTGTGGGGACATTTTGGTCATCAATCGGAATCACACCAAAGAATCGCACCCTTCTAAATGTGCCTGATGATTATGACGTGATCGGTGTATTAGCCGTTGGATATCCAGAAGAGGTACCGGAAGCGAAGCCGAGGACACCAATTGAAGGGAAAATTCGTGAACTCTTTTGA